A section of the Pelomicrobium methylotrophicum genome encodes:
- the ntrC gene encoding nitrogen regulation protein NR(I), with product MKPVWIIDDDRSIRWVFEKALTRERIEFKTFASAQEAEAALQTATPRVVVTDIRMPGGSGLDLLKTIKEKLPHVPVIIMTAYSDLESAVSAFQGGAFEYLPKPFDVDHAVELVRRALEESMRQTEVVEERTEPPEILGQAPSMQEVFRAIGRLSNSQATVLITGESGTGKELVARALHRHSPRAARPFIAINTAAIPKDLLESELFGHERGAFTGAQTMRRGRFEQAEGGTLFLDEIGDMPPELQTRLLRVLSDGHFYRVGGHQPIKANVRVIAATHQDLETRVKEGLFREDLYHRLNVIRLRLPPLRERREDIPLLARHFLQKSARDLGVEPKRLSDAALKYLTSLDFPGNVRQLENLCHWLTVMAPGQNVDVADLPPEFRRESAPSREASWIAALESEVENALNRGQSGLMDDFGRQFEKALILKALQHTGGRRIEAAHLLGLGRNTLTRKIHELGLDHDTTSQ from the coding sequence ATGAAGCCTGTCTGGATCATCGACGACGACCGCTCGATTCGCTGGGTGTTTGAAAAGGCCCTGACCCGCGAGAGAATCGAATTCAAAACCTTCGCCTCCGCCCAGGAGGCGGAGGCGGCCCTGCAGACCGCCACGCCCCGCGTGGTGGTGACTGACATCCGCATGCCCGGCGGCTCCGGCCTCGACTTGCTCAAAACCATCAAGGAAAAGCTTCCCCACGTGCCGGTCATCATCATGACCGCTTACTCCGACCTGGAGAGCGCCGTCTCGGCCTTTCAAGGGGGGGCCTTCGAGTACCTGCCCAAGCCGTTCGACGTGGACCACGCGGTGGAGCTCGTCCGTCGGGCCCTCGAAGAAAGCATGCGCCAGACGGAGGTGGTGGAAGAAAGAACCGAACCGCCGGAGATCCTCGGGCAGGCGCCCTCCATGCAGGAGGTCTTTCGCGCCATCGGGCGGCTGTCCAACTCCCAAGCCACGGTGCTGATCACAGGCGAGAGCGGGACCGGCAAGGAACTGGTGGCCCGCGCCTTGCACCGGCACAGTCCCCGGGCGGCGAGGCCGTTCATTGCCATCAACACCGCCGCCATTCCGAAAGACCTGCTGGAGTCCGAGCTGTTCGGCCATGAGCGGGGTGCGTTCACCGGTGCCCAGACCATGCGCCGCGGCCGCTTCGAGCAGGCCGAGGGCGGAACCCTGTTCCTGGACGAGATTGGCGACATGCCGCCGGAGCTGCAGACGCGGCTTCTGCGCGTGCTTTCCGACGGCCACTTCTACCGGGTGGGGGGTCACCAGCCCATCAAGGCCAACGTGCGGGTGATCGCCGCCACGCACCAAGACCTGGAGACGCGGGTCAAGGAGGGCTTGTTCCGCGAGGACCTGTACCACCGCTTGAATGTCATTCGCCTGAGGCTGCCGCCGTTGCGGGAGCGGCGCGAGGACATTCCGCTGCTCGCCCGCCACTTTCTGCAGAAGAGCGCCCGGGACTTGGGCGTGGAACCCAAGCGGCTGTCCGACGCCGCGCTGAAATACCTCACGAGCCTCGACTTCCCCGGCAACGTGCGGCAGCTCGAGAACCTGTGCCATTGGTTGACGGTGATGGCCCCCGGCCAAAACGTCGACGTCGCCGACCTGCCGCCCGAATTCCGCCGGGAATCGGCGCCGAGCCGGGAAGCGAGCTGGATCGCGGCGCTGGAGAGCGAGGTGGAGAACGCCCTCAACCGCGGCCAGAGCGGGCTCATGGACGACTTTGGTCGCCAGTTCGAGAAGGCGCTCATCCTCAAGGCGCTCCAGCACACGGGGGGGCGGCGTATCGAAGCCGCCCACCTGCTCGGCCTCGGGCGCAACACGCTCACGCGCAAGATCCACGAGCTGGGGCTTGATCACGACACGACATCCCAGTAA
- the ftsH gene encoding ATP-dependent zinc metalloprotease FtsH — translation MEKQTQFSIWYFILAAFAIIFLHDMYATWRSVEPIPYSEFQKLLNDGRVREIAIGQDYIHGKLREPLPDGRTQFVTTRVDPMLASELQKYGVTYTGVVQSTFLRDVLSWVVPAVVFFALWMFLIRKFAEKQGLGGGFLSIGKSKAKVYVEHQTGVTFDDVAGVDEAKEELKEIVAFLKDPKTYGRLGAQVPKGVLLVGPPGTGKTLLARAVAGEAGVPFFSISGSEFVEMFVGVGAARVRDLFEQARQKAPAIIFIDELDALGRARGAYPWGGHDEKEQTLNQLLVEMDGFDPSSGLVILAATNRPEILDPALLRAGRFDRQVLVDRPDKRGRVQILKVHVKKVRLDPGVDLEQVAALTPGFSGADLANLVNEAALLATRRGAEAVTLDDFTNAVERLVAGLEKRNRVLNPKEREVVAHHEMGHALVAMSLPGTDPVHKVSIIPRGVGALGYTIQRPTEDRFLMTREELENKMAVLLGGRAAEYIVYGHYSTGAADDLAKATDIARSIVMRYGMDEKLGHVAYEEERKGFLGGPSASFQERTYSEETAREIDCAVRSIVKTAFDRAASILTREREILERSARLLLEKETLTEEDLRAVQAQLTGAAARTARAAEVAH, via the coding sequence ATGGAAAAGCAGACCCAGTTCAGCATCTGGTATTTCATCCTCGCGGCGTTCGCGATCATCTTTCTGCACGACATGTACGCCACCTGGCGCAGCGTGGAGCCCATCCCCTACAGCGAGTTCCAGAAACTGCTGAACGACGGCAGGGTGCGGGAGATCGCCATCGGCCAGGATTACATCCATGGAAAGCTGCGCGAGCCGCTGCCCGATGGCCGCACCCAGTTCGTGACGACCCGCGTCGATCCGATGCTCGCGAGCGAGTTGCAGAAGTACGGCGTTACCTACACCGGTGTGGTGCAGAGCACGTTCCTGCGCGACGTGCTGTCGTGGGTGGTGCCGGCGGTGGTGTTCTTCGCCCTATGGATGTTCCTGATCAGGAAATTCGCCGAAAAGCAGGGCCTGGGCGGCGGGTTTCTGTCGATCGGCAAGAGCAAGGCGAAGGTCTACGTGGAGCACCAGACCGGCGTCACGTTCGACGACGTGGCCGGCGTGGACGAAGCGAAGGAGGAGCTCAAGGAGATCGTCGCCTTCCTCAAGGATCCGAAGACCTACGGCCGCCTGGGCGCCCAGGTGCCCAAGGGTGTGCTGCTGGTGGGGCCGCCCGGCACCGGCAAGACCTTGCTTGCCCGAGCCGTGGCGGGGGAGGCGGGCGTGCCCTTTTTTTCCATCAGCGGGTCCGAGTTCGTCGAGATGTTCGTCGGCGTCGGCGCGGCCCGCGTGCGGGACCTGTTCGAGCAGGCGCGCCAGAAGGCTCCGGCCATCATCTTCATCGACGAGCTGGACGCCCTCGGGCGCGCCCGCGGCGCCTATCCCTGGGGCGGCCATGATGAGAAAGAGCAGACGCTCAACCAGCTCCTGGTGGAGATGGACGGGTTCGATCCGTCCTCCGGCCTGGTCATCCTGGCCGCCACCAACCGTCCCGAGATCCTGGACCCGGCGCTGCTGCGTGCCGGGCGCTTCGACCGGCAAGTGCTGGTGGACCGCCCGGACAAGCGCGGGCGGGTGCAGATCCTGAAGGTGCACGTGAAGAAGGTGCGCCTCGACCCGGGCGTTGATTTGGAGCAGGTCGCGGCCCTTACGCCGGGCTTTTCCGGCGCGGATCTCGCGAATCTGGTCAACGAGGCGGCGCTGCTCGCCACGCGCCGAGGGGCGGAGGCCGTCACGCTGGACGATTTCACCAACGCCGTGGAGCGCCTCGTGGCGGGGCTCGAGAAGCGCAACCGGGTCTTGAACCCCAAGGAGCGGGAGGTGGTCGCCCACCACGAGATGGGCCACGCGTTGGTCGCCATGTCGCTGCCCGGCACCGATCCGGTGCACAAGGTCTCCATCATCCCGCGCGGGGTGGGGGCCCTGGGTTACACCATCCAGCGGCCCACCGAGGACCGTTTCCTCATGACCCGGGAGGAACTGGAGAACAAAATGGCGGTGCTGCTCGGCGGCCGCGCCGCTGAGTACATCGTCTATGGCCATTACTCGACCGGGGCCGCGGACGATCTGGCCAAGGCGACCGACATTGCCCGTTCCATCGTCATGCGCTACGGCATGGACGAGAAACTGGGGCATGTGGCGTACGAGGAGGAGCGCAAAGGCTTCCTGGGCGGTCCTTCGGCCTCGTTCCAGGAGCGGACCTACAGTGAGGAGACGGCCCGCGAGATCGACTGTGCGGTGCGCTCCATCGTGAAGACGGCGTTCGACCGGGCGGCGTCCATCCTCACCCGCGAGCGCGAGATCTTGGAGCGCAGCGCGCGGCTGCTGTTGGAGAAGGAAACGCTCACCGAAGAGGACCTGCGGGCGGTCCAGGCGCAGCTCACAGGGGCAGCGGCCCGGACCGCGCGCGCGGCGGAAGTTGCTCACTAG
- a CDS encoding Hsp20/alpha crystallin family protein, which yields MLEQIKRVGKEIGETLGRAWENLAEGWRELLSRCGNALTPFSRSKESGTDEDLPVAYPRWGLLAGEVIERDQEIVVRIELPGLDKEDCTVQVEGNTLVVSGEKRFDRDTVGAHYHIMERAYGRFERSIPLPRNVDVEGAQASFKNGVLTVRLPKTGSASSKRIAIH from the coding sequence ATGCTCGAGCAGATCAAACGCGTTGGCAAGGAGATCGGCGAGACCCTGGGGCGGGCGTGGGAGAACCTGGCGGAGGGTTGGCGGGAATTGCTGTCCCGCTGCGGCAACGCCCTCACGCCTTTCTCCCGGTCCAAGGAAAGCGGCACCGACGAGGATCTGCCGGTGGCCTATCCGCGGTGGGGGCTGCTGGCCGGCGAGGTGATCGAGCGCGATCAGGAGATCGTGGTGCGGATCGAGCTGCCGGGGTTGGACAAGGAGGACTGCACGGTCCAGGTGGAAGGCAACACGCTGGTGGTGTCCGGCGAGAAACGCTTCGACCGAGACACCGTGGGCGCCCATTACCACATCATGGAGCGCGCTTATGGGCGCTTCGAGCGCTCGATCCCGCTGCCGCGCAACGTGGACGTGGAAGGGGCGCAGGCGAGCTTCAAGAACGGCGTGCTCACGGTGCGTCTGCCCAAGACGGGCAGCGCCTCGTCGAAGCGGATCGCCATCCATTGA
- a CDS encoding phosphate-starvation-inducible PsiE family protein — translation MDWEEIRRQWSVLGVYDKFEQLVALALTFLISVIIMVALVELTKEIVLLVAKGASDLLDYKIFQSIFGQIMTLLIALEFKHSILKMAQRGESIIQVKTVFLIALMALARKFIILDIHETGAATIAALAAAVLTLSVGYWLVRERGAPVQRAAGEESRSSPLARLTRVTGGRES, via the coding sequence ATGGACTGGGAGGAAATCCGGCGTCAGTGGTCGGTGCTCGGCGTCTACGACAAGTTCGAGCAACTGGTCGCGCTGGCACTCACGTTCCTCATTTCGGTGATCATCATGGTGGCCCTGGTGGAGCTCACCAAGGAGATCGTCCTGCTCGTCGCCAAGGGGGCCTCGGATCTGCTCGACTACAAAATCTTCCAGTCCATCTTCGGCCAGATCATGACGCTGCTGATCGCCCTTGAGTTCAAGCACTCGATCCTCAAGATGGCGCAGCGCGGCGAGAGCATCATCCAAGTGAAGACGGTGTTCTTGATCGCGCTGATGGCGCTCGCGCGCAAGTTCATCATCCTCGATATCCACGAGACGGGGGCCGCGACCATCGCCGCGCTGGCGGCGGCGGTGCTCACATTGAGCGTGGGCTATTGGCTCGTGCGCGAGCGCGGCGCGCCCGTGCAGCGGGCCGCTGGTGAAGAATCCAGAAGCTCGCCGCTCGCGCGGCTGACCCGGGTCACCGGCGGCCGGGAAAGCTGA
- the xth gene encoding exodeoxyribonuclease III — MRLATWNVNSLKVRLPQLLAWLVRHHPDVVCLQETKLEDAAFPRDDLAKAGYAACFAGQKTYNGVAILSRAAPQEVSVGIPGFQDEQKRVIAATLDGIRVVCVYVPNGQSVGSDKYDYKLRWLEALTAWLKEELERHPQLAVLGDYNVAPEEADVHDPKQWEGQVLFSGPEREAFQRLLSIGLKDSFRLFPQPEKSFTWWDYRMNAFKRGMGLRIDHILLSEALARRCTRCVIDVEPRREARPSDHAPVIVELKP; from the coding sequence ATGCGCCTCGCCACCTGGAATGTGAACTCCCTCAAAGTGCGCCTGCCCCAGCTCCTGGCGTGGCTCGTGCGCCACCACCCCGACGTGGTGTGCCTGCAGGAGACCAAGCTCGAGGACGCGGCGTTCCCCCGCGACGACCTCGCGAAAGCCGGCTACGCGGCCTGCTTTGCCGGCCAAAAGACGTACAACGGCGTGGCGATCCTTTCCCGGGCCGCGCCGCAGGAAGTGAGCGTCGGCATTCCCGGCTTCCAGGACGAACAGAAGCGCGTGATCGCCGCCACCCTGGACGGCATACGGGTGGTGTGCGTGTACGTGCCCAACGGCCAGAGCGTGGGCTCGGACAAGTACGACTACAAGCTGCGCTGGCTCGAGGCCCTGACCGCCTGGCTCAAGGAGGAGCTCGAGCGCCACCCCCAACTCGCCGTGCTGGGCGACTACAACGTGGCGCCCGAGGAAGCCGACGTTCACGATCCCAAGCAGTGGGAGGGTCAGGTGCTCTTCAGCGGCCCGGAGCGGGAAGCGTTCCAGAGGCTGCTCTCCATCGGCCTGAAGGACAGCTTTCGACTCTTTCCCCAGCCCGAAAAGTCGTTCACCTGGTGGGACTACCGGATGAACGCTTTCAAGCGGGGCATGGGCCTGCGCATCGATCACATCCTCCTCTCGGAGGCCCTGGCCCGGCGCTGCACGCGCTGCGTGATCGACGTGGAGCCGCGGCGCGAGGCGCGGCCTTCCGATCACGCCCCGGTGATCGTCGAACTTAAGCCCTGA
- a CDS encoding glutaredoxin family protein — MRSLTVAILLLTVSAVAAQQTLYRWVDEKGRVHYTDVPPPASAKEKEAKKMGGGAGPTALPFAVRQAASRYPLTLYAGDCGEPCDLARQLLEERGIPYTEKDGRLPAEQAELKKLAGALEVPVLKVGSQVIKGFEASQWHLTLDAAGYPRELPPALRARAGKPPAAPPEKPAFSPAAQPPPAETLPGQGQPTAQPTARGAWLPLDAGSE; from the coding sequence ATGCGCAGTCTGACCGTCGCGATCCTGTTGCTCACGGTGAGCGCTGTCGCTGCCCAGCAGACCCTCTATCGCTGGGTGGACGAAAAGGGACGGGTGCATTACACGGACGTGCCGCCCCCGGCGAGCGCGAAGGAGAAGGAAGCGAAAAAAATGGGCGGCGGGGCCGGGCCAACGGCGCTGCCGTTCGCCGTGCGCCAGGCGGCGAGCCGCTACCCCCTAACCCTCTATGCGGGCGACTGCGGCGAGCCTTGCGACCTGGCCCGCCAGCTGCTCGAGGAGCGAGGCATCCCCTACACCGAGAAAGACGGCCGGCTTCCCGCCGAACAGGCGGAACTGAAAAAGCTCGCGGGCGCGCTTGAGGTGCCCGTGCTGAAGGTCGGCAGCCAGGTGATCAAGGGATTCGAAGCGTCCCAGTGGCACCTCACGCTGGATGCGGCGGGCTATCCGCGCGAGCTTCCCCCCGCCCTGCGCGCTCGCGCCGGCAAGCCCCCGGCCGCGCCGCCGGAAAAGCCCGCCTTCTCACCGGCAGCGCAGCCCCCACCGGCGGAAACCCTGCCGGGGCAAGGTCAGCCAACAGCGCAGCCCACCGCCCGCGGGGCGTGGCTTCCTCTCGACGCAGGGTCAGAATAA
- a CDS encoding M3 family metallopeptidase, whose amino-acid sequence MNPLLDFSGLPRFPELRPEHVAPAVEQLLADGREVIARIERSSEPPTWDSVVRPLEDANERISRAWSQVSHLNAVMNTPALREAYNACLPKITQYYAELGQNQVLFAKYKAMAASPAFETLTRAQKRVIENELRDFRLGGAELPPPQRARFLEIQERLAQASSRFSDHLLDATDAFAYYATQEEIAGIPRDVLEAAREAAKQDGKTGWKFTLHTPSYLPVMQYADHRPLRETMYRAYVTRASDLGPAELDNTPLIREILKLRAEEARLLGFRNYAQLSLEPKMAESPEQVLAFLHELAAKARPAALRELAELEEFAAKELKLDRLEAWDLAYAAEKLRLARYAFSEQEVKQYFPETTVLPGMFRLVETLYGVRIERAEAPVWHPDVKFFRITSEQGELVGQFYVDLYARPSKRGGAWMDEAISRRRLASGVQVPVAYLTCNFSPPVGGKPALLTHDEVITLFHEFGHGLHHLLTQVDELGVAGINGVEWDAVELPSQFMENFCWEWDVVRPMTAHVDTAEPLPKGLFDKMVAAKNFQVGMQTVRQLEFALFDMRLHYDFDPEQGDFMQLLDEVRRQVAVVFPPPYNRFPHSFSHIFAGGYAAGYYSYKWAEVLSADAYSLFEEHGVLCPEIGRRFRDEILAVGGSRPALESFVAFRGREPRIEALLRHSGMITETA is encoded by the coding sequence ATGAATCCACTCCTCGATTTTTCGGGCCTTCCCCGCTTCCCCGAGCTGCGGCCGGAGCACGTCGCGCCCGCCGTCGAGCAGCTGCTCGCCGATGGTCGGGAGGTGATCGCCCGCATCGAGCGATCCTCGGAGCCGCCCACTTGGGACAGCGTGGTGCGGCCGCTGGAAGACGCCAACGAGCGAATCTCCCGCGCCTGGAGCCAGGTGTCGCACCTGAACGCGGTCATGAACACCCCGGCGCTGCGGGAGGCCTACAACGCGTGCCTGCCCAAGATCACCCAGTACTACGCGGAGCTGGGGCAGAACCAGGTGCTGTTCGCGAAGTACAAGGCGATGGCGGCCTCCCCCGCCTTCGAAACCCTCACCCGAGCCCAGAAGCGAGTCATCGAGAACGAGCTCCGGGACTTTCGCCTGGGCGGCGCCGAGCTGCCGCCACCCCAGCGGGCCCGCTTTCTGGAAATCCAGGAGCGGCTCGCCCAAGCCTCGTCGCGGTTTTCCGACCATCTGCTCGACGCCACCGACGCCTTCGCCTACTACGCCACGCAGGAAGAGATCGCCGGCATTCCCAGGGACGTGCTGGAGGCGGCACGAGAAGCGGCAAAGCAGGACGGGAAGACGGGCTGGAAGTTCACGCTGCACACGCCCTCGTATCTGCCGGTCATGCAGTACGCAGACCACCGTCCGCTGCGAGAAACCATGTACCGGGCCTACGTCACCCGGGCGAGCGACCTGGGACCGGCGGAGTTGGACAACACGCCCCTCATCCGCGAAATCCTCAAGCTTCGCGCCGAGGAAGCACGGTTGCTCGGCTTCCGCAACTACGCCCAGCTCTCCTTGGAGCCCAAGATGGCCGAGTCGCCCGAACAGGTGCTCGCCTTCCTCCACGAGCTGGCGGCCAAGGCGAGGCCTGCCGCCTTGCGGGAGCTGGCCGAGCTCGAGGAGTTCGCCGCCAAAGAACTCAAGCTCGACCGGCTCGAGGCGTGGGACCTGGCCTACGCAGCCGAGAAGCTGCGGCTTGCCCGCTACGCCTTCTCCGAGCAGGAGGTGAAACAGTACTTTCCCGAAACCACGGTCCTGCCCGGCATGTTCCGCCTGGTCGAAACCCTGTACGGCGTGCGCATCGAGCGGGCCGAGGCCCCGGTCTGGCATCCCGACGTCAAGTTCTTCCGCATCACCTCCGAGCAGGGCGAGCTGGTGGGCCAATTCTACGTAGACCTCTATGCCCGGCCCTCCAAGCGCGGCGGCGCTTGGATGGACGAGGCCATCAGCCGGCGGCGGCTCGCCTCCGGGGTTCAAGTGCCGGTCGCGTACCTCACCTGCAACTTCTCCCCCCCGGTCGGCGGGAAGCCCGCCTTGCTCACCCACGACGAGGTCATCACCCTGTTCCACGAGTTCGGCCACGGCCTGCACCACCTCCTCACCCAGGTGGATGAGCTGGGAGTGGCCGGGATCAACGGCGTCGAGTGGGACGCGGTCGAACTGCCGTCCCAGTTCATGGAGAACTTCTGCTGGGAGTGGGATGTGGTGCGGCCGATGACCGCCCACGTGGATACCGCGGAGCCGCTGCCCAAAGGGCTGTTCGACAAAATGGTGGCCGCCAAGAATTTCCAGGTGGGCATGCAAACCGTGCGGCAACTGGAATTCGCCCTGTTCGACATGCGCCTGCACTACGACTTTGACCCGGAGCAGGGCGACTTCATGCAGCTTCTGGACGAAGTGCGCCGCCAGGTGGCGGTCGTGTTTCCGCCGCCGTATAACCGTTTCCCCCACAGCTTCTCCCACATTTTCGCGGGCGGTTATGCGGCGGGCTACTACAGCTACAAGTGGGCCGAGGTGCTCTCAGCCGACGCCTATAGCCTGTTCGAGGAGCACGGCGTGCTCTGCCCCGAAATCGGCCGCCGCTTCCGCGACGAGATCCTCGCCGTGGGCGGCAGCCGCCCGGCGCTGGAATCCTTCGTCGCGTTCCGCGGGCGCGAACCCCGGATCGAGGCGCTGCTGCGGCACAGTGGTATGATCACCGAGACCGCCTGA
- a CDS encoding dihydroorotase — translation MKIHIKGGRLIDPASNTDRIADVYIAAGKVVAIGEAPEGFHPNRVIDATGLIVCPGLIDLSARLREPGYEYKATLESEMQAAIAGGITSLACPPDTDPPLDEPGLVEMLKHRARLLNQAHVYPVGALTVRLAGERLTEMAELADAGCVAFSQADVPIVDTLVLMRAMQYAATFGFSVWLRPQDPFLTRAGVAHDGEVATRLGLPAIPACAETIDLERILLLMRETGARVHVCRVSHAETVRRIAAARAEGLPITCDVSIHHLHLCEIDLGFFDSNCRLTPPLRSLRDRDALRQALASGAVDAVCSDHTPVDDDAKQLPFAEAAPGATGLELLLPLTLKWAEEEGVPLVRALSRLTRDPARILGIDAGSLHPGATADVCVFDPKQAWVVEPSALHSQGRNTPFLGFELVGRTRYTLVAGNVVYAA, via the coding sequence ATGAAGATCCATATCAAAGGCGGCCGCCTGATCGACCCGGCCAGCAACACCGACCGGATCGCCGACGTCTACATCGCGGCCGGCAAGGTGGTCGCCATCGGCGAAGCCCCGGAAGGCTTCCATCCGAACCGGGTCATCGACGCCACGGGCCTCATCGTGTGCCCGGGGCTCATCGACCTCTCGGCGCGGCTGCGCGAGCCGGGGTACGAATACAAGGCCACGCTGGAGTCGGAGATGCAGGCCGCCATCGCCGGCGGCATCACCAGCCTGGCCTGCCCCCCCGACACCGACCCGCCGCTGGACGAGCCGGGACTGGTGGAAATGCTCAAGCACCGGGCCCGACTGCTCAACCAGGCCCACGTGTATCCGGTGGGCGCCCTCACAGTGCGGCTGGCGGGCGAGCGCCTGACCGAAATGGCCGAGCTCGCCGATGCGGGCTGTGTGGCGTTTTCCCAGGCCGATGTGCCCATCGTCGATACCCTCGTGCTCATGCGGGCGATGCAATACGCGGCCACTTTCGGCTTCAGCGTCTGGCTGCGGCCCCAGGATCCCTTCCTCACGCGGGCCGGCGTGGCCCACGACGGCGAAGTCGCGACCCGCTTGGGGCTGCCCGCGATCCCCGCCTGCGCCGAAACCATCGACCTGGAGCGCATTCTCCTGCTCATGCGCGAGACCGGCGCCCGGGTGCACGTGTGCAGGGTGTCCCACGCCGAGACGGTGCGCCGCATCGCAGCGGCGCGCGCGGAAGGCCTGCCCATCACTTGCGACGTCTCCATCCACCACCTCCATCTCTGCGAGATCGACTTGGGCTTCTTCGACTCCAACTGCCGCCTCACCCCGCCGTTGCGCAGCCTGCGGGACCGGGACGCCCTGCGCCAAGCGCTGGCGAGCGGCGCCGTGGACGCGGTCTGCTCCGACCACACGCCGGTGGACGACGACGCGAAGCAGCTCCCCTTCGCGGAGGCAGCGCCAGGGGCGACCGGGCTGGAGCTCCTGCTGCCGCTCACGCTCAAATGGGCCGAGGAAGAGGGCGTGCCGCTCGTGCGGGCCCTCTCCCGCCTCACCCGGGATCCGGCACGCATCCTCGGCATCGACGCAGGGAGCCTCCATCCGGGCGCCACCGCCGACGTGTGCGTCTTCGACCCGAAGCAGGCCTGGGTGGTGGAGCCTTCGGCCCTTCACAGCCAGGGCAGAAACACGCCGTTTCTGGGCTTCGAGCTGGTGGGCCGCACGCGCTACACCCTGGTGGCCGGAAACGTGGTGTACGCCGCCTGA
- a CDS encoding aspartate carbamoyltransferase catalytic subunit → MQPNPQLNQEGALQHLLTIEGLPASILTHILDTADSFVGVTEREVKKVPLLRGKAIFNLFFEPSTRTRTTFEIAAKRLSADVVNLNIAVSSQVKGETVLDTVDNLSAMQADMFIVRHSQSGAAHLIARHVKPGIHVINAGDGRHAHPTQALLDMYTIRHYKKDFRRLRVAIVGDVLHSRVARSQIHALTTLGVPEVRVVGPRTLIPTQVERMGVSVYHDMREGLREVDVVMMLRLQNERMHGSFLPSPQEYFKHWGLTHDKLKLAKPDAIVMHPGPLNRGVEIDSSVADGPQSVILPQVTFGIAVRMAVMSILAGN, encoded by the coding sequence ATGCAGCCGAACCCGCAGCTCAATCAAGAGGGTGCGCTCCAGCACCTGCTCACCATTGAAGGGCTGCCGGCCTCCATTCTCACCCACATCCTGGACACCGCGGACTCCTTCGTCGGCGTGACCGAGCGCGAAGTGAAGAAGGTGCCGCTCCTGCGCGGCAAGGCCATCTTCAACCTCTTCTTCGAGCCCTCGACCCGCACCCGCACCACCTTCGAGATCGCCGCCAAGCGGCTGTCGGCGGACGTGGTCAACCTGAACATCGCCGTCTCGTCCCAGGTCAAGGGCGAAACGGTGTTGGACACGGTCGACAACCTGTCGGCGATGCAGGCAGACATGTTCATCGTGCGCCATTCCCAGAGCGGGGCCGCCCACCTGATCGCCCGGCACGTGAAGCCCGGCATCCACGTCATCAACGCCGGCGACGGGCGCCACGCCCATCCGACGCAGGCGCTGCTGGACATGTACACCATTCGCCATTACAAAAAGGACTTCCGCCGCCTGCGGGTGGCGATCGTGGGCGACGTGCTGCATTCGCGGGTGGCCCGCTCCCAGATCCACGCCCTCACCACGCTGGGCGTGCCGGAAGTGCGGGTGGTGGGGCCGCGCACCCTCATCCCGACGCAGGTGGAGCGCATGGGGGTCTCGGTGTATCACGACATGCGCGAGGGTCTGCGCGAGGTGGACGTGGTGATGATGCTTAGGCTCCAGAACGAGCGCATGCACGGCTCGTTCCTGCCGAGCCCCCAGGAATACTTCAAGCACTGGGGTCTCACCCACGACAAGCTCAAGCTCGCCAAACCCGACGCCATCGTGATGCACCCGGGACCGCTCAACCGGGGGGTGGAGATCGACTCCAGCGTGGCCGACGGGCCCCAGTCGGTCATCCTGCCCCAGGTCACGTTCGGCATCGCGGTGCGGATGGCGGTCATGAGCATCCTGGCGGGGAACTAG
- the pyrR gene encoding bifunctional pyr operon transcriptional regulator/uracil phosphoribosyltransferase PyrR: MGITRLPEVGALLARLQAAMRPAVTENTALVGIHTGGVWVAERLHAALGVRFPLGTLDVSFYRDDYGQRGLHREVKRSCIPFEVEGRDIVLVDDVLYTGRTIRAAMNELFDYGRPARIRLAALLDRGGRELPICPQFVGAEVQPADDEVIALIRDEGGGLRLAIERKDN, encoded by the coding sequence ATGGGGATCACCCGGCTTCCTGAGGTCGGTGCGCTTCTGGCTCGGCTGCAGGCGGCCATGCGCCCCGCGGTCACGGAGAATACGGCGCTGGTGGGCATCCATACGGGCGGCGTCTGGGTCGCCGAGCGGCTGCACGCCGCCCTCGGCGTGCGCTTCCCCCTGGGCACGCTGGACGTCTCTTTCTACCGGGACGACTATGGGCAACGGGGGCTGCACCGGGAAGTGAAGCGCTCCTGCATCCCGTTCGAGGTGGAGGGACGCGACATCGTCCTGGTGGACGATGTGCTCTACACGGGGCGCACCATCCGCGCCGCGATGAACGAGCTCTTCGACTACGGCCGCCCGGCCCGCATCCGCCTGGCGGCGCTGCTCGATCGCGGAGGGCGGGAACTGCCCATCTGCCCCCAGTTCGTCGGCGCCGAGGTGCAACCCGCCGACGACGAGGTGATCGCCCTGATCCGGGACGAGGGCGGCGGGCTGCGCCTGGCCATCGAACGGAAGGATAACTGA